The Streptomyces sp. NBC_01463 DNA window CGTGGCCGAAGAAGACCAGCTGGAGGCGGCCGTGGCCGTCGCCGAGGGTCACTTCGAGGCGCTTGCCCCGGCCGCCGTTGAACATCATCACGCGGGCGTCCTCGACCTGGGCGACGACCGTCACGTGCTCGTCCAGCGGGAGGTCGGTCAGTGCCGTGAGACGGCCGCGCTCCTCGTACCGCCGCGGGTAGTGATGGAGGAGATCACCGACGGTGTGCAGGTCGAGGTGCTCGGCCATCACCTTCGCGGTGGGGCCGCCGAGCAGCTTCTTGAGGGGTTCGTCGAACGCAGACACGCGGTCCATTGCACACCACGGCACTGACAGTTGTCCGGCGGGCGCCACCGGAGCGCCCGAAGTCCGCGGGCGCTACTCCACCCCGATGAGCAGCGGAGCGCACTGGTGGCCGCCGCGGTACACCACCGTGTCCACGGCCAGGTAGCCCTCGCGGACGTGTTCCTCCAGGGCGTCGGCGAGGGTGTCCGGGACGTCCTCGCCGAGGACCAGCGTGACCAGTTCGCCGCCCGCCGAGAGCATGCGGTCCAGCACCTTGCGGGCGGTCTCGGGGACGTCCTCGCCGATGACGGCCACATCGCCGTCGATCAGGCCCAGGATGTCGCCGGCCTGGCAGATGCCCGCCATGGTCCAGGACTGCCGTTCGGCGACGGCCAGTTCGGCGTACCGGGTGGCGCCGGCCGCCGCGGTCATCGCGACCACGTCCTCGTCGAAGCTGCGGTCCGGTTCGTGTACGGCCAGGGCGGCTATGCCCTGGACGGCGGCGCGGGTCGGGATCAGGGCGACCCGGACGCCCTCGGTCCTGGCCTGCTCGGCGGCGGCCGCGGCGGTGTGGCGCAGGTCCCCGTCGTTGGGCAGGAGCACCACCTCGCGGGCGTGGGCGCGGCGGATCGCGTCGACGAGTTCGCCGCTGGCGGGCGGCTCCCCGGGCCGCGCGAGCACGGTCGTCGCGCCGGCCTCCGTGCACAGGCCGCCGAGGCCGTCGCCCGGGACGACCACGACGACGGCGCGCTGGGCGGGTTCGGGGCGGGCGTGGAGCCGGTCAGCGGCGAAGTGGGTGATGCGGATGCGGTACGGCCGTCCGGCCTCGACCCCGGCCTCCACCGCCGCTCCCGCGTCGTCGACGTGCACATGGACGTTCCACAGCCCGTCGCCGCCGACCACCACGAGGGAGTCGCCCAGGGTGTCGAGGCGGGCCCGCAGCCGTTCGACGGCCGGGTCCTCGGCCTCCAGCAGGTAGATGACCTCGAAGGCCGGACCGTCCTGGGGGGCGTCGGACGCGGGGCAGTCCACGACGGCGGACGGGGCGGCGGACGGTGCGGGCGCGCGTTCCGGGGCCCGGCCCGAGACGGCCTCGACCAGGGCGCCGAGCACGGCCACCAGTCCCTGTCCGCCGGCGTCGACGACTCCGGCCCGGCCGAGGACGGCGAGCTGTCCCGGGGTCGCGTCCAGGGCCGTCCGCGCCCCCTCGTACGCCGCCCGTACCACCGTGGACGCTCCGGCGCCCTCCGCCACCCGTCCGGCGGCTGCGGCGGCCTCGGCGGCCACCGTGAGGACGGTGCCCTCCACCGGACGGGCGACCGCCTCACGGGCCGATGCCGCGGCGAAGGCCAGGGCCGGGGCCAGCCGGCCGGGGCCGGCTCCCTCCGCCAGCACCCCGGCCATGCCGCGCAGCAGCTGGGCCAGGATCGTGCCGGAGTTGCCGCGGGCCCCGATGAGCGCGCCGTGCGCCATGGCGCGTACCGCGTCGG harbors:
- a CDS encoding DAK2 domain-containing protein translates to MPQTADDLDAVAVRTWCSLALDALGREREAIDAINVYPVADGDTGTNLYLTVESAAAAVEAVFAAHETGTSAPSTADAVRAMAHGALIGARGNSGTILAQLLRGMAGVLAEGAGPGRLAPALAFAAASAREAVARPVEGTVLTVAAEAAAAAGRVAEGAGASTVVRAAYEGARTALDATPGQLAVLGRAGVVDAGGQGLVAVLGALVEAVSGRAPERAPAPSAAPSAVVDCPASDAPQDGPAFEVIYLLEAEDPAVERLRARLDTLGDSLVVVGGDGLWNVHVHVDDAGAAVEAGVEAGRPYRIRITHFAADRLHARPEPAQRAVVVVVPGDGLGGLCTEAGATTVLARPGEPPASGELVDAIRRAHAREVVLLPNDGDLRHTAAAAAEQARTEGVRVALIPTRAAVQGIAALAVHEPDRSFDEDVVAMTAAAGATRYAELAVAERQSWTMAGICQAGDILGLIDGDVAVIGEDVPETARKVLDRMLSAGGELVTLVLGEDVPDTLADALEEHVREGYLAVDTVVYRGGHQCAPLLIGVE